Proteins from a single region of Theileria parva strain Muguga chromosome 1, complete sequence, whole genome shotgun sequence:
- a CDS encoding UEV domain protein, with the protein MDSNLKSELKKHFSNYEMLMIDLDGLFLKYHNFKCSMSTSFDGHRLNIVGLVPYTFSGFTVNAPLVIQVLSDYPFSTPLFWIRGHNIKIVKNHPNVDLRGNVTLKYLDEWNHTSKLVQAVDCLHYAFNKMSPILTFSNSPETILKAQLPQSPHQILNQPMPENPFGKHKLSDRDRILVEHAHENILTLLKKNRQNVIKQYNYNLNKYELHRKILLNWVDALLELNIVNLKMDEVEGKLENELNSDALENAESLQEEVAVLVRNLTNSKQVLSSLEDGDLEIEHVVKFKDPDSEKLAELIVNEASYNDMLEFLHDAHRHKRISTPSYVKEMRRLSYEFFSSKLRREDLLNQI; encoded by the exons ATGGATTCTAACCTTAAGTCAGAATTGAAAAAACATTTCAGTAATTATGAAATGCTCATGATTGACCTTGATGGGCTGTTTTTGAAATACCACAACTTTAAATGTTCAATGA GTACCTCTTTTGATGGCCATAGGCTCAATATTGTTGGACTTGTCCCTTATACATTTTCTGGATTTACCGTCAACGCACCTTTGGTGATTCAGGTTCTCTCTGACTATCCATTCAGTACACCTTTATTCTGGATTCGAGGccataatataaaaatagttaaaaatcACCCTAATGTTGACCTTCGTGGGAATGTAACTCTGAAGTACTTGGATGAATGGAACCACACTAGCAAATTG GTGCAAGCCGTTGACTGCTTGCATTATGCCTTTAACAAAATGTCACCTATTCTCACCTTCTCAAACTCTCCAGAGACTATTTTAAAAGCTCAATTGCCACAATCCCCTCATCAAATTCTAAACCAGCCAATGCCTGAAAATCCATTTGGTAAACATAAGCTTTCAGACAGGGACCGGATCCTAGTTGAACACGCTCACGAGAATATCTTAACCTTGCTGAAAAAGAACAGACAAAATGTGATTAAGCAGTACAATTATAACTTGAACAAGTACGAGCTTCACAGGAAGATACTTCTCAACTGGGTCGACGCTCTTTTAGAGCTAAACATCGTGAATTTAAAGATGGACGAAGTTGAG gGTAAGCTTGAGAATGAGTTGAACTCTGATGCGCTTGAAAACGCTGAAAGTTTGCAGGAGGAAGTCGCTGTGTTGGTCAGGAATCTCACCAACTCTAAGCAGGTCCTCTCATCACTTGAGGATGGCGACTTGGAAATTGAACATGTTGTAAAGTTCAAGGATCCAGACTCAGAAAA ATTAGCTGAATTGATTGTAAATGAGGCCAGTTATAATGATATGCTCGAGTTCCTGCACGATGCTCATAGGCATAAACGAATATCCACACCTTCGTATGTTAAG GAAATGAGGAGACTGAGTTATGAGTTTTTCTCATCTAAGCTGAGAAGAGAAGACCTTTTAAAccaaatataa
- the GRX5 gene encoding Glutaredoxin family protein has protein sequence MLNFFSNFYNSFVKYLNLIYRNRRPHLKVGLVNCIIFGPVEFYNYDRNEHVSKTDLYFQSNSLHKPFQTNSLKYTPNIIAYTESDNKGCCSESDSKDYVLTDRAFEKIKFEIETYEVVLFMKGTARKPACGFSKQALDILKALKIDTIRTVNVLEDEDVRNGLKAYSKYPYIPQLYVRGKFVGGLEKITKMFSDGSLEKLLRDG, from the exons atgttaaatttcTTTTCTAACTTTTATAACAGTTTcgtaaaatatttgaatcTTATATATAGAAATAGACGACCTCATTTAAAGGTTGGATTAGTCaactgtataatatttggaCCAGTTGAATTCTATAACTATGATAGGAATGAACATGTATCAAAAACAGACCTTTACTTCCAATCTAACTCACTCCACAAACCCTTCCAGACCAATTCATTGAAATATACACCAAATATAATCGCATATACTGAGTCGGATAATAAAGGATGTTGTAGTGAATCAGATTCTAAG GATTATGTTCTAACCGATAGGGCATTTGAGAAG ataaaatttgaaattgaaaCTTATGAAGTTGTTTTATTCATGAAAGGAACTGCTAGGAAACCTGCTTGCGGGTTCAGTAAACAGGCTCTGGATATCCTAAAG GCACTTAAAATCGATACCATAAGGACTGTAAATGTTCTAGAGGACGAAGATGTTAGAAATGGGCTAAAGGCATACTCAAAATACCCTTACATACCACAACTCTATGTTAGAGGGAAATTTGTAGGGGGCCTagaaaaaattacaaaGATGTTTTCTGATGGAAGTCTTGAAAAACTTCTAAGAGatggttaa